The following coding sequences lie in one Spinacia oleracea cultivar Varoflay chromosome 1, BTI_SOV_V1, whole genome shotgun sequence genomic window:
- the LOC130472418 gene encoding uncharacterized protein, which yields MLPSKFTSLGYLEKMDNETPLTYVQKIVFACDYLASTKNMPHLRHKDMMASMIIHCLPHKNPYKDLKNRFSDMHYGDGTPNWYKYGTSDGRWKYDSEVLATILEVAEISYEDGKYSAGFGMGYGGIESDGEDDMIHDEQASDVEEDSDDDAVEIENPNPIVPEPTIEISSGSEDELEENNVVDSEPQQNDEAMDV from the coding sequence atgctaccttctaagttcaccagtttaggatacttagagaagatggataatgagactcctctcacgtatgttcagaagatcgtgtttgcttgtgactatttggcttcgaccaagaacatgccccaccttaggcacaaagatatgatggctagtatgattatacattgtttaccccataagaacccttacaaagacctcaagaataggttcagtgacatgcattatggtgatggtacccctaattggtacaaatatgggactagtgatggtaggtggaagtatgattccgaggttcttgctactatactAGAGGTTGCAGaaattagctatgaggatggaaagtattctgcgggttttggtatgggctatggaggaatagaaagtgatggtgaggatgatatgatccatgatgagcaagctagtgatgttgaggaggatagtgatgatgatgcggtagagattgagaatcctaaccctatagttcctgaaccaaccattgagatatccagtggatctgaagatgagcttgaagagaataatgtggttgatagtgagccacagcaaaatgatgaggctatggatgtgtaa